Within Coffea arabica cultivar ET-39 chromosome 4e, Coffea Arabica ET-39 HiFi, whole genome shotgun sequence, the genomic segment AGGTTTGTCATAATATCACCGAACTTCCCttacttttttaaaatttcacttATCTCCATTGTCAGTTTGACAATACTAAATATTCATATCAAAAGTCAAATTGACAACATCACCCTTGCTCTTAATAACTATTTAACAAAAaagccaaaataaaataaaattttaaaagcaaaaaatttaaataaaacaaTTTTGCTAGCTAATAATGGTCCAAATTTCTTTACATTGGCGTCATGGTAGAATAGAAATTAAATATAGTCAAGATCAATCACTTAGGAGGATTTTAGAGAGTTAACACCTTAAAAAATTTCCTGCACAATTACAATTAAGGAAATCAAgatattttttggaaaaatatgttttaattcatGGTGTAGTTTAAGTTgtattgaaaattaaaataatctcTTCATATGTGTGAATTTTTCAAtgtgtaaattttgttttttgtcaaatacaactaaaataaatagtttACCTCAAGAAATTTACACCTTATAAAAATtcaaccttattttattttttattattgttataaaTTTCATAAGTAGGATAATATAAGGGTAGtattgaaacaaaaaatttaTCGTTCTTGTATATCCTTCAAAGGGGTTAAAATGTTACAAAAAATATCAAtttaagggaggtaagtgagattttaaaaattttaagggagctaagtgatattataaatgttacaaaaaaTTATCCCCACAAACAAAATACTAGCATCATCCATCCCAAATATCCCCGAAGAAAGTACTGTTGCTTCTAGACGGTCCCAATCCAATTTCGCAACTAAATATCTATTTCCTTTTCccaatctctctctctttccaaCTCCTGCTCGGTTTAGGATGTGAACGTGCGGCATTCCGTGTCAAAGTCCCCTCCTTTTATCACCCCCCAACCCCAGAGGCCAAAGTTTCGTTGGACTGctgaggatttttttttcccttaaattttttttgtcctAAAATTCGCAATCCTGGGGGATTCGAGTTTGCTTATGAATTTTCCTCTTATCAGATCCATAAATTGGGTCAACTCAATTCTTCTGTTTTTCGTTTTGCCCAATTTTGACCGGGAACTTTTTACCAGCCCTTAGCCTTATTTTGTCTCCTGATCTAGGGTTTTGATTCAGCAATTCTCTGTCCAGTTTGAACGATATTTTGAATTCGGGGccaattttgtgattttgattgGGACAGCTTTTGATCTCAATTTTGCTTTTTGATTAAATTGAGCACCAATCCTCgctgattcttttttttttttttcaatttaagtTTAGATTAGGTTTTTCTCGGATTTAGGcttagggttagggttaggtTAGGACTTTTTGTTGGAGATGGTGGGTTCAGATGGTTCGAATGGGTCCATGTCACCTTCGCCGCCGCAGCGGCAAACGCGGGAATCGGCCCCAAAGCAGTATGGCGTCACAAAACCCTTGTCTCAGTCTGGACCCTCAGAGGCGGATAAATTGAGAACTAAGGAGTTGGAAAAGGTTTGATTCATAACGACAGCCTtgaactttttctttttgtgtttgATATTTGCACGGTGGCTGAGATTTTGGTTCGGGTTTCTTCAATTTGTTTAGTTTTTGGACGATTCTGGGCTATACGAGAGTGCTGTAGAGGCTGTGAAGAGGGAAGAGGTTCTAACTCGACTCAAACAGGTATTCTCCTTGCAATGGCTCTCAGTAAAGTTGAGATAGGAATCTAAGTTATTTACAAGGTGGCTGTCGCAGTGAAATCATAACTGCATTGCAGCTATTAATTGACACTAAACAAGAGGGGGACAACTAAATGAGAGGAGGATTACAGAACATTAGACTCCTTTGCCGACTGTATATCCATAGACTCTATCCCTTTTGTTCTTAAGATGTGATTTTTATTGAGATCTTTATACTGAATGTGAAGTACAACGAGAACCATCTCAAACTGATAAGTGAATTTTGAGAGAATCCTCTGTTGCTAGTGCAGCATTGGGAAGTGAATTTGTTTAATGTCCTAGTTAGCTGATTATGAAGTGATCACCAGCTTATTATAACGTCATTGGGTACTTAATATCAGAGTCATCTATATTAATTTCAGTAAATTGCGGATCATTTTGAGAACTTTAGCATCATGTAGATGGGTTGTTAAATGTTATAAAATTTAAGTATCTGTTAAATTAATTTAAGAGTTGGCTGGTGATTTGGTACATTGGCATCTATCCTAAGCTATAAAGTTGGGTTGAATTCTGGTGACATGCTTTTCCTGTTATGATGTTATTAATAGCAATTGATTATATCTTCTATCTGAATAGTTTCAGTGATATTGTCTTTTCCTCTACGTCCTAATTATCTGTGATAATTTTCATGCCCGTTTAGCAAAATTGTGAGCTCTCTGGGTGGTATTCTTTGGTCCAATGACATAGCTTTCTCATTTTGATGTCTTTGTTAATTAGCCTGTAATCAATAATACCCTCTTTtacattattttttctttttttttaaacagaTTGTCAAGGATTGGGTGAAAGAGATTACTCGCTTGCGAGGTTATACTGATCAGATGGTTGAGGATGCTAATGCATTGATATTAACTTTTGGTTCTTACCGACTCGGGGTAAACAAACTTTATTTAAATTGGTCCCCTTCCTTCTGGATGATTTCACTATCTTCTTATTGGAAACCGGTGGGTGGTGGGTGGGAAGGGGTGGGAACTTTCAAGGAAAACAAGTTGCCAAGTTTTTGTTAATGTGTCATAGCAATATGTCTTGGTTATATGCCACAATTTTCTGTAAGGATTAAATGTCTTCGGAAAAGTTTGGTGTGCTTGAAAATAGTTATTTCCAGGTCTTAATCTTATTAGATGTTAATAGGGGGTGTTGTGCTTCCTAATCCACGTTATGCGTATGAAAAGAAGCAGCCATTATAAGTGCACTAAAAGATATTAAATATGGCATATATGCTACCTATTTCAGAAAAATCAGACGGATATATTGGTATTTGATAAAATACTGGCCTACCATATTTGCCTACCATCAAGATGAAGTACTTGCCCTTTAATTGAAACAAAGTCGTTTGAAGGAAAGTAGACAAATCTCTCTTTTTGAATGGTTATCACTATCTTCTTTTCTCGTGAAgatctggtttagtaatttttaCTCTGGTTGAATGGTCTTTGAGATGGTTAGGGAGTTGGTCTTACATGCTCCCCCTCCCTTATGCTTGAAATCTAGATCTATCTAGATCTAAGTGGGGAAAAGCAAGAAGCAGCTGTCTAATTCGAACttaattcttttcttctgtTATATTAGCTGTAGTGTTATTGTGTTGCCATCTGCTTCAGCTGGCTGGATGCTTCTAGTGTTGCTTCTGCCTCCATGAATCCTTTGACAATTAAATTCTTTCCTTCAGTTCTATTGGAAAACATGGACATGAAGTTCTGTTAGATATACTTGATTGTGCGTACACTTTGTTACTTTTCTGAGATTCACTATCTTCTTATTGGAAATTGGGGGAAAAAAACTTGCATGGAAAACAAGTTGTCAAGTTTTTGTTAATGTGTAGTTATATGTCTTGGTTATATGCCACAATTTTCTGTAAGCGTTTTATGCCTTCAGAAAAGTTTAACGTGGTTGACAACAGTTATTTCCAGGTCTTAATCTTATTAGATGTTAATAGGGAGAGTTGTGCTTCCTAATCCATGTTATGTGTATGAAAAGAAGCAGCCTTATAAGTGCACTAAAAGATATTAAATATGACATATTTTAGCTATTTTAGAAAAGTTAGatggatattttggtatttGACAAAGTACTTGCTACGATACTTGTGCTAATCTTTGCCTCTTGCAATTTTGCCCTCTAAGGGAAACAAAGTCATTGTAGAGGAAAGTAATCAAATctcactttttaaatggttATCACTATCTTCTTTTCTCGTGAAgatctggtttagtaatttttaCTCTGGTTGAATGATCTTTGAGATGGTTAGGGAGTCGatcttacatatatattatCACTAATTAGTACTTAATCCTTTTCTGCTGTTATGTTAGCTGTAGTGTTATCGTGCTGCCATCTGAATCAGCTGGCTGGATGCTTCTAATGTTGCTTCTGCCTCCAGAAATCCTTTGACCATTAAACTCTTTCCGTCAGTTCTATTGGAAAACAGGGACATGCAATTATGTTAGATGTACTTGGTTGTGCATACACTTTGTTACTTTTCTGAGATTCAATGGCATTGATCGAAACTAGATTGAgtattctgatttttttttaatctaaaaagtgcaatttgcatattcttgttGATCAGTTTGTAACTTTATGAGCAGGAGTCATCTAATGCTATTATTTTAGGTACACGGTCCTGGAGCTGACATAGATACATTATGTGTTGGGCCATCATATGTGATGAGGGAGGTAATGTGGGCACTCAGATTCCTTTACAAGTAAGGCTAATAATCTTGCCTCCTAAAATTTAGCTTTATGTGGATGAAGGACTTCTTCTATGTGTTGCATGATATCTTGGCTGAGATGGAAGAAGTTGGTGAATTGCAACCAGTACCAGATGCGCATGTCCCCGTCATGAAGTTCAAGTTTGATGGAATTTCAATTGATCTTCTTTATGCTAGTATTGATCTTTTGGTTGTCCCAGATGTAAGTTTCTGTTAGCTCATTCTACTTGTCATCCTGGTGTCTTCTTGGTTGAAGTTGCTGAAGTCTTGCATCGCACACTGTATTATTTAGCATCTTCCGCTTTACGTTGttatttttttctgtttctAATGGGACAATTTCCATTTAAAGTGGGACTGGACTGCCTATTGATTAATTTTTGTCTTTTCCCTTCTGACACTTTCTTCTGTCTGCTCTGGCCCTATCTTTGCCCCTCATCTTACTATTTAGCCTAGCCATTTCTGCCAGAAGTTATGGGTGATCCATATACcttgttttcacttttttttttttgggttattcaACAAAGATGATTGCAAATTGATTCTGATGGGGGTACCTGCTGTTCTCAATGCAGCAAAGCTAATGTTGTGATTTTCATTAATCAATTTCTTAACATTATCATTTTAAAAAGGTAAGAAACTATTGAGTCAATTCCTTTAGCTCTTGCTGATGTCAGTTAATAGTCCTCAATCTGAAGGTTGCCTGTTTCTGTTGGATCTTAGTGTATTCACTATACATAGCCCAAAATTCAATTAAGTTCTGTATGAATAGTCTGGTATTCATGAATAACTCCTGTTATGCTTTGATTGAATCTTCTAATACTTTTAGttgcattcattttttttgagtCATGTAGTTAATTTTTGGAGCATCATTATCAATAGTCAGCTTGTTAGGGGATGAGATTGCTTTCCATATATTGACTTCATGGCTAATTTTATCAGGATTTGGACATCTCTGACGTCTCAGTTTTGCATAATGTTGACGAGGCAACTGGACGGAGTCTGAATGGATGCAGGGTAGCGGATCATATACTTAAGCTAGTTCCTAATGTTAAGGTAACTGTTTAGCTTTATGCATATTGCTGTGTTTATATTCTTAAGAGAAACtacgttttcttttttttgaaatgtCTGAGTGGTGTTTACTAGAATTTCCGGACGGCTCTTCGATGCTTAAAATTTTGGGCAAAAAGGCGTGGTGTTTATTCAAATGTAAGTCTGGTTTTAATTGcagattaatttttttcatctttgTCTGGATTTGTTATTGACTTGTGTTGTTTTCTCTACCTAAGGTGACTGGGTTTCTTGGTGGTGTAAATTGGGCTCTTCTTGTGGCTCGTGTATGTCAGCTTTATCCAAATGCAGTACCAAGCATGCTGGTTTCCCGTTTTTTCCGAGTTTACACTCAATGGCGCTGGCCAAATCCAGTTATGCTTTGTGAAATAGAGGACAACGAACTTGGATTCTCTGTTTGGGATCCTCGAAAAAATCATTGGGATCGTGGTCATCATATGCCAATAATAACTCCTGCTTACCCATGCATGAACTCAAGCTACAATGTGTCAGCTAGTACTCTGAGAGTTATGATGGAGCAGTTCCAATTCGGTAACAAGACATGCGAGGTATATCAAAACTGCCACTATTTTGGTGTCTGTTGAGCATGCTGTTTGACAGCTTTTTGCTAAGTTCCTCCACCCTTCTCCCTCCAATTTTCAGGAGATCGAGCTGAATAAAGCCCAGTGGAGTGCTCTCTTTGAGCCGTATTTGTTTTTTGAAAGCTATAAAAACTACTTGCAGGTTGATATTATTGCAGCTGATGTTGATGACCTGCGGGCCTGGAAGGGTTGGGTTGAATCTCGACTAAGGCAGTTGACTCTGATGGTAATATCTGTTGGTTCTAAAAATGTTATCTGTGAACGAGGCTTCAGTAACTTTTAATTGTAGGCGCTATTCACCTGAAACTTGACAATTTAACTGAAGACTTTTGAAGCAAAATTAAATGTTCTTTTATGCTTTTTACTCAACTTTTTTGCAGATAGAACGAGACACATATGGGAAATTACAATGTCATCCATATCCCCATGACTATGTTGATTCTTCAAAGCAGCGTGCGCATTGTGCGTTTTTTATGGGTTTGCAGAGGAAGCCAGGAGAGGTGATTCAGGAAGGTCAGCAATTTGATATACGTGGAACAGTTGATGAGTTTAGGCATCAGATCACTATGTATAATTTCTGGAAACCGGGCATGGAAATATATGTGTATCATGTGCGTAGAAAACAGATTCCTTCTTATGTATTTCCTGAGGGTTACAAACGAAGTCGACCTTCAAGGCTTACAAATCAGCAGCTGGGTGATAAATCATCTGAAGAAAATGGAGAGATTTACAGGTCTGGATCTACTGAAAGATGTCTAAGAAGGAAAAGGGAACTTGAAGGGTCGGAGAACAATCAATCGAGTCCCGAGAAAAGGCAGTCAATTAGTCCTTGGGAGAGGGATTCAATATCTCCTGAAAACGGAGATATTTACAGGTCAGGATCTACTGAAAGATGTCTAAACAGGAAAAGGGAACTTGAAGGATCAGAGAACAATCAAGTGAGTCCCGAGAAAAGGCAGTCAATTAGACCTCAGCGGCGGGATTCGATGTCTCCTGATCTCCTTGGTGTAAAAAATGGCATTGCACTGAATGAGTGCTCGTCGACAGTGCTTGTGAGGGGGATGGAAGGTGCTGAAGCCAATGGACTCTGCCTGAGTGGAAGCACCTCAGAATTGCTTTCAGACAATTTGACAAATGGAGGCACTGGCATACAAAGGAATGAGAGGCAACAGGTTGAGCAGCAGAAAGAGGTCTCTGAAGAGTTGAATAAGCTGAATGGTGATATGCTTTTAGTGGAGAATGGTAAAGCTGGATATATCTTAGACACCAGTGTATTAGCCCATGTAAACAGTGAACTCACCAGCAAGGATGTTGGATCTGTGTCTCTTGCAGGTAACTATGACAACAACCATGGAAGTCGTGATGGGTTTAAACTCCAGGAATCTTCATGGGTTGATTCTCACAAATCAGATACCAAGTTGCTTGTGAACAATAATGGGGAAAATAGTGCACAGTTATATGGAGATGAATTGCAGGAGTTAGAGGTTTTGGATTTAAGTTTTCTTTGCTTATGCGCttgagatattttatttttttttaccatactTTCTATTCACTCTTATCCATATCCCCGACTTTGAGAGCaggaccctttttttttttttttttttctggtgaggcctttttttttcccccatttTTGGTTGGTGGATAATTTTTGTGCTTCAGCTTGTATTTTGTGCATTTGTTTACCTGCATGGGCTTCATTTCCTGTGTTTATTGATTTGTGTCTTTCCTCTCTATGAAGCCAAATGCTGCCCATCATGAAGTGGTGCTGAAGTCCAGGGATGCAGTCAGCTCGGAGTCTGTTCAGAAAACAGTGATGAGGCATGTTCATCAGTTTTTGTTACTTGATTCCATTATGTTTATATGTTTTCTGGGCCATTTTTGTCTTTATGCTGCTGTTTGTCGGTTGTTTTATGGCCATTTTGTAGCCGGTTGAGTCTTACATCAACAGCTTGAAAGATGGTATGGTAGACCTGCTAATAGCCAAGATGGTAAACAAGATTTGATCATGGATGAAGAGGGAAAGCCAGCACGTCGGGTAAGTCTAATGTACATTGCtggctttcattttcttctttttttccaggCGTGCGTTTTCTTCTCGTCCTGTGGAAGGAAAATGGAGGCAGGAATACGAAGAGCTGGGTTGAATTTCAGTTTCAGTGGCTTGTGTACAGTTTCATCTTTAGTCTCCTCTAAACACCCTTACAAAGATTTCACTGCCGGTTGAGCAGGCGTAGCTATAATATAGGTTCTCTTCCACCTGGGTATTTAGGGAAATGATACAATATGTTGGATCAAAGTACCGGGTTGTCTGTCTAGTGGACTTTGTTTAAGGTTAGGAAGTTGTAGCCCTCATCCCTGTGTAATCTTTAGCTAGAACTGATACTGTACATGAATGATTGACAGCAGTGATTGATATTATTGGGTGAATTAGAGATTTCTCCCATCTCTGCTTGCTTGCGCGCGCtcttcatttactttttataTGTTATCGCAAGTACTAATAAATAGTGACGACTTACAATTCATGCATGTACAGCCGTAGGAATTCCTAACACGTTTAATTCTCTCGCGTCGTTTCTGATGCTAAGCAGCTTTTGTCgatcctttttttattttggcaacTCGGGAGAGAGGCTGGCCGATGGAGAGTAACTCTTCATATTGGAATTTGATATACCGTTGTTAGTTATATTGACTGAAGTGGTTTTGTCGACTAAAACTTTACCTGCACTTTGGCTTTGGAAAGTTCGTTTCTTCGGCTCGATTCGTTCGTGGAGTTGCCGAGTCAAATCATTTTTAAGcaactttgtttggattgtgaattattagagatatttttactgtagcactttttgtgatgtgatgtatgtgagataaaaaggtaattgaaaaggtaaaaaggtgtattgaaaattgtaatgatgacgtaagcaaataaatttggggaaataaagctcaatccaaacaaaccgtTGGATTTGGTTGTAATAATTCTCGAGTCAACCTTGATCAGGACGCCGGAACTATCATCGATTCAATTAACTGAATTTGATTGACCGTGCATGTGCATATATCGCCAGCTAGAATTGAACCCAATATAGCCGACAGATGCATTTTATCAACTGGAATTGACTCAAATAAAATACTATTTATCGCAGTGAACTCTACcagatgacaaaaaaaaaaggcgagGTTGGTTGAAAGTTGGAGGCTTCTTTTGTAGGGAACGTACTGTAGGGATTTTAGTACAAATCGGAAGAAACGTAAAGCCGAAACTTGACACCTCATCAAGTTTCTTTCCTCGTTACACCGGACTCTCAGCTACACTTCAACCAAGAATCGGATTTTACCTTCTAATCTTTTTTATCGATAACCATATCCTACCCAAACTATTAgaagaagattctttttaaaagaaaaaggaagaagaagaagaagaagattgaAACAGGATCAATTCCCCCATCCCAATCCCACTTTTCCTCAAAAACTTTCAGTAGCGTACATATAATAAATGTGTGTAGAATAACGAAGTCAAAAAATCCACTTTCTAAAACCGGTCCATCTCAAAAATTTCCTCTTTTTCCGTTCTTGATTttatcctcctcctcctttttctttcttctgcgCATTTAACATTCACAATATCAGATCCCGTTTCTGTTAATATCTGAATTCGACAATTGGGGCGAATAGAAAAGCGTTAGGGACCAAAGGCAATAATTAATTGTAAATGGGAAAAGTTGCTGTGGGAGTGGCGGTGATAGGCGCGGCGGCAGTTTGCGCAGCCGCGGCGTTGATAGTGAGGCATCGGATGCGATGCTCCAGCCGGTGGGCCAGGGCTATGGCCATCGTCCGGGAGCTGGAGGAGAAGTGTGGCTCGCCCGAGGCCAAGCTTAAGCAAGTTGCCGATGCCATGACGGTGGAGATGCATGCCGGCCTTGCCTCCGAGGGTGGCAGTAAGCTGAAGATGCTCATCAGCCACGTCGACAATCTCCCTACTGGGTCTGTAAATTTTTTTCAACCCATTTTGCTTGTTTAAATATGTAAAAatgtgatcttttttttttttttttttaattttcaagttTTACATCGCTTTTAATTAGAGTTGTTCTTGTTTCCATCCCTTTTACTCTATCAAGAATATTGATGCATGAAGGAAGAAGGATGAAATAGTATCTATCCCCTGGACATGTTTTTGACGAGATGCATTATTTGACCAAATTTGATGACATGCATTTTTTGTTACCAAATTCTTGGTTGGGAGAAAATGAAAGCTTTTTGTCATGCATCGTTCTTTTCTGTGTTGAAATTAGATAAGATTTTTGAATGTTTAGGAACgtttttattagtttttaagtttttgtCATTCTTCAGTGATGAGGAAGGAGTTTATTATGCACTGGATCTTGGAGGCACAAATTTTAGAGTTTTGCGGGTTGAATTAGGCGGGAAAACTGGTGGCATTGTCAGTCAAGAATTTGCTGAGGCATCAATACCTCCTGAATTGATGGTTGGGACTTCAGAGGTGAGCCCTTTGTGCGAGTTCTGCTGTTGGTTGATTGTTTATCTTGCTTTATGATGGTTTGCGCAGATATGTTGTCTGAACTGTTGACATTGATTTGTTTTCAGGCTCTTTTTGACTACATTGCAGCAGAGCTTGCAAAATTTATtactgaagaagaagaaaagtatCATCCCCCTCCTGGTAGACAGAGAGAATTGGGATTTACTTTCTCTTTTCCTGT encodes:
- the LOC113741300 gene encoding nuclear poly(A) polymerase 4 isoform X3; protein product: MVGSDGSNGSMSPSPPQRQTRESAPKQYGVTKPLSQSGPSEADKLRTKELEKFLDDSGLYESAVEAVKREEVLTRLKQIVKDWVKEITRLRGYTDQMVEDANALILTFGSYRLGVHGPGADIDTLCVGPSYVMREDFFYVLHDILAEMEEVGELQPVPDAHVPVMKFKFDGISIDLLYASIDLLVVPDDLDISDVSVLHNVDEATGRSLNGCRVADHILKLVPNVKNFRTALRCLKFWAKRRGVYSNVTGFLGGVNWALLVARVCQLYPNAVPSMLVSRFFRVYTQWRWPNPVMLCEIEDNELGFSVWDPRKNHWDRGHHMPIITPAYPCMNSSYNVSASTLRVMMEQFQFGNKTCEEIELNKAQWSALFEPYLFFESYKNYLQVDIIAADVDDLRAWKGWVESRLRQLTLMIERDTYGKLQCHPYPHDYVDSSKQRAHCAFFMGLQRKPGEVIQEGQQFDIRGTVDEFRHQITMYNFWKPGMEIYVYHVRRKQIPSYVFPEGYKRSRPSRLTNQQLGDKSSEENGEIYRSGSTERCLRRKRELEGSENNQSSPEKRQSISPWERDSISPENGDIYRSGSTERCLNRKRELEGSENNQVSPEKRQSIRPQRRDSMSPDLLGVKNGIALNECSSTVLVRGMEGAEANGLCLSGSTSELLSDNLTNGGTGIQRNERQQVEQQKEVSEELNKLNGDMLLVENGNYDNNHGSRDGFKLQESSWVDSHKSDTKLLVNNNGENSAQLYGDELQELEPNAAHHEVVLKSRDAVSSESVQKTVMRHVHQFLLLDSIMFICFLGHFCLYAAVCRLFYGHFVAG
- the LOC113741300 gene encoding nuclear poly(A) polymerase 4 isoform X2, whose amino-acid sequence is MVGSDGSNGSMSPSPPQRQTRESAPKQYGVTKPLSQSGPSEADKLRTKELEKFLDDSGLYESAVEAVKREEVLTRLKQIVKDWVKEITRLRGYTDQMVEDANALILTFGSYRLGVHGPGADIDTLCVGPSYVMREDFFYVLHDILAEMEEVGELQPVPDAHVPVMKFKFDGISIDLLYASIDLLVVPDDLDISDVSVLHNVDEATGRSLNGCRVADHILKLVPNVKNFRTALRCLKFWAKRRGVYSNVTGFLGGVNWALLVARVCQLYPNAVPSMLVSRFFRVYTQWRWPNPVMLCEIEDNELGFSVWDPRKNHWDRGHHMPIITPAYPCMNSSYNVSASTLRVMMEQFQFGNKTCEEIELNKAQWSALFEPYLFFESYKNYLQVDIIAADVDDLRAWKGWVESRLRQLTLMIERDTYGKLQCHPYPHDYVDSSKQRAHCAFFMGLQRKPGEVIQEGQQFDIRGTVDEFRHQITMYNFWKPGMEIYVYHVRRKQIPSYVFPEGYKRSRPSRLTNQQLGDKSSEENGEIYRSGSTERCLRRKRELEGSENNQSSPEKRQSISPWERDSISPENGDIYRSGSTERCLNRKRELEGSENNQVSPEKRQSIRPQRRDSMSPDLLGVKNGIALNECSSTVLVRGMEGAEANGLCLSGSTSELLSDNLTNGGTGIQRNERQQVEQQKEVSEELNKLNGDMLLVENGKAGYILDTSVLAHVNSELTSKDVGSVSLAGNYDNNHGSRDGFKLQESSWVDSHKSDTKLLVNNNGENSAQLYGDELQELEPNAAHHEVVLKSRDAVSSESVQKTVMSRLSLTSTA
- the LOC113741300 gene encoding nuclear poly(A) polymerase 4 isoform X4 encodes the protein MVGSDGSNGSMSPSPPQRQTRESAPKQYGVTKPLSQSGPSEADKLRTKELEKFLDDSGLYESAVEAVKREEVLTRLKQIVKDWVKEITRLRGYTDQMVEDANALILTFGSYRLGVHGPGADIDTLCVGPSYVMREDFFYVLHDILAEMEEVGELQPVPDAHVPVMKFKFDGISIDLLYASIDLLVVPDDLDISDVSVLHNVDEATGRSLNGCRVADHILKLVPNVKNFRTALRCLKFWAKRRGVYSNVTGFLGGVNWALLVARVCQLYPNAVPSMLVSRFFRVYTQWRWPNPVMLCEIEDNELGFSVWDPRKNHWDRGHHMPIITPAYPCMNSSYNVSASTLRVMMEQFQFGNKTCEEIELNKAQWSALFEPYLFFESYKNYLQVDIIAADVDDLRAWKGWVESRLRQLTLMIERDTYGKLQCHPYPHDYVDSSKQRAHCAFFMGLQRKPGEVIQEGQQFDIRGTVDEFRHQITMYNFWKPGMEIYVYHVRRKQIPSYVFPEGYKRSRPSRLTNQQLGDKSSEENGEIYRSGSTERCLRRKRELEGSENNQSSPEKRQSISPWERDSISPENGDIYRSGSTERCLNRKRELEGSENNQVSPEKRQSIRPQRRDSMSPDLLGVKNGIALNECSSTVLVRGMEGAEANGLCLSGSTSELLSDNLTNGGTGIQRNERQQVEQQKEVSEELNKLNGDMLLVENGNYDNNHGSRDGFKLQESSWVDSHKSDTKLLVNNNGENSAQLYGDELQELEPNAAHHEVVLKSRDAVSSESVQKTVMSRLSLTSTA
- the LOC113741300 gene encoding nuclear poly(A) polymerase 4 isoform X1 encodes the protein MVGSDGSNGSMSPSPPQRQTRESAPKQYGVTKPLSQSGPSEADKLRTKELEKFLDDSGLYESAVEAVKREEVLTRLKQIVKDWVKEITRLRGYTDQMVEDANALILTFGSYRLGVHGPGADIDTLCVGPSYVMREDFFYVLHDILAEMEEVGELQPVPDAHVPVMKFKFDGISIDLLYASIDLLVVPDDLDISDVSVLHNVDEATGRSLNGCRVADHILKLVPNVKNFRTALRCLKFWAKRRGVYSNVTGFLGGVNWALLVARVCQLYPNAVPSMLVSRFFRVYTQWRWPNPVMLCEIEDNELGFSVWDPRKNHWDRGHHMPIITPAYPCMNSSYNVSASTLRVMMEQFQFGNKTCEEIELNKAQWSALFEPYLFFESYKNYLQVDIIAADVDDLRAWKGWVESRLRQLTLMIERDTYGKLQCHPYPHDYVDSSKQRAHCAFFMGLQRKPGEVIQEGQQFDIRGTVDEFRHQITMYNFWKPGMEIYVYHVRRKQIPSYVFPEGYKRSRPSRLTNQQLGDKSSEENGEIYRSGSTERCLRRKRELEGSENNQSSPEKRQSISPWERDSISPENGDIYRSGSTERCLNRKRELEGSENNQVSPEKRQSIRPQRRDSMSPDLLGVKNGIALNECSSTVLVRGMEGAEANGLCLSGSTSELLSDNLTNGGTGIQRNERQQVEQQKEVSEELNKLNGDMLLVENGKAGYILDTSVLAHVNSELTSKDVGSVSLAGNYDNNHGSRDGFKLQESSWVDSHKSDTKLLVNNNGENSAQLYGDELQELEPNAAHHEVVLKSRDAVSSESVQKTVMRHVHQFLLLDSIMFICFLGHFCLYAAVCRLFYGHFVAG